From the Hemicordylus capensis ecotype Gifberg chromosome 1, rHemCap1.1.pri, whole genome shotgun sequence genome, the window gggatgatgggagttgtaccccagcaacatttggagtaccacaggttgggaacctctgttatAGACAATACAGACTTCATGGTGTTGTGCCACTAAGGTCTGATTTCCTATCTTACAGggttttcttctctcttgcaCTCCTGAATACTTGCATTATGGAAAATGTTATTTATAGGAAATCTGGGTTATCCACTCCCCTAGTGAATCTTTTTAGAAACACCATGATTGCTCATATTGATATAGAAAGATGATTATTTCCATGGTATAATTTACCCAGAAAGTTGTCAGTCCTTATATTACTTCTGCACAACTATTTTACCCATACATCATGCACAACCCAGAAAATAGCCATGAATCTTTTCCACAATTAGGTACACCTAATAAGGTTAGTGGAATTTAACACTTAACTAATTAATGTCATACAATTTAATGGATTATTTCAGTAAGAATGTGAATTAATTATCAAGCAATTAAGCACTGGTTTCAACTGGACATAAATATACCCCCCCAAAATTGTTTGTTGACTCTGACAGTAATGTATAAAATATACAAGTAAACTATCTACTAGTAACTCATAGAAGTAGGAAAGCAAGCTCTTTTCACTGCCAAAGGGATGGGTAGGGGAGAAAATAGAACTTGGAGGAAGCATCTCACAAGACTTGTATTCCAAGGTCAACTCTCCTCTGATCAGCAGTAAATAAGAGGTTTTCCTCAACTACAAAATAATATTTGGATGTAGGCCTTGAAGAATGTATTAAACAGGATGAACATCCTCTGAGGCCAGTTCTTCCTCATTCCTTTTAGCAGCTCAGAAGTTCACCTTGTTGTAAGAAGGATCCTTATTGGCAAATATCTTCTAAGCCTCATTCTCTCCATCCTTTCAGCAGCAAAGGAGCAGCTCCCTTGTTACTGAAGGAATTCTCTGGGGCATGAACCTCTGTGGAGGACACACGTGCATGCATCCTCTGAGcccagttccccaccaccacaccagcagcagcagcttttagGTGCCAGACTGAAGCGGTTTACACCACTTGATTTCTTTCAGCTTCTTGAACTCCCAGCCCTAACCAGTTAAGATGCATACAGAACACTTGTCCTCAAGTTTCTGAACCTTGACAGAAAGGCAGGGTTCATTCTGACCCTTGATATTTTTCTATAAGGAGATCTCTAGCATCAgtagtgaccagtgttccctctaaggcgtgcacctGTGcatatgctcacacattttttgatgtccgctcagttaattttagatcccactcaggtttaaacaggaaggccccactctgaatgcatgtgtgcacacactgccttgatactgccgcccagaacaaaactcattccgcacacagatgaaaaaaattagagagaacactagtaGTGATGCTTTCCTACACTGCGATCCCCTCAGCACCCAGAGTGTCTGCAGCACTACTTTACAAATAGCGgcatataaatgcactaaataaataaatacatgataaATAGTGGGCATgttgaatgttttattttgttcttctaAAGCAAATGGACAATTGACCCTAAAGCTAAATAATTCAATAAAGATTTACATGCAGGTTTCTCCAAAAGCTACTTTGGTTCTGTTTGAAAGTCAAGGTATAGAAACATCAGCAGATCTCTACTTTTTTGTAAAGCTattaacatttcttttttaaaatatatgcaactGACTTAAATCTAGTTTCCTGGAAATGATATGCAGATAACTGCATACACTTGCCTTGATCATGATTGTGTGTCTTAATTATAtaaatgaaaatatgttaaatgccAGCTTCTCCTACTGTTGTGTTTTCCAGGGCATTGTATCAGCAATAGCAGCATCTCTGTGGCCCTTTTCCTTATTTGGATAGCAGCGTTCTTCTGGTCCGTAGCTCCAGTCCTGGGATGGGGCAGTTACACAGGTAATTGATTTCTCTCTGGGACTGAACTCTAGACATTTGTGGATTATACAAAAAATATCCGGCATCACCTAATTAAATGAATTATTCTATTTCCACTGTTTGAAACTTTTATGAAGAAAATTCAGGACTCTAAATTACTAGTACCTACATCAGTTTTCTAGAGCTGATTTGTTTGCTTGCAAATAAAACTTTTAATATTTAATCTTTATAGTTTGGTTTTCATAACCCCAAAACTAGAATTCAGTGGAAGAGCCACATATTTTTCCTGAGCAATGCATATGCCTTTTCAGGTTCCAActtagcattttgtatttctcaGTAGAATCAATTACAAATGCACTCTTGTATTTGTCAGAGCCAGTCATAGGACCACTAAAGAGCCAGTCATAGGATCActaaattatgcatggaacagagagagtggataaagagaaatttttctccctctctcacaacactagaactaggggccatcccatgaaacagaaggttgggaaatttaggattgataaaaggaagtactttttcacacagtgcataattaatttatggaatcctctgccatgggatgtggtgatggccactagcttggatggctttaaaagaggcttaaacaaattcatggagggcaggtctatcaatggctatagccacctctagcctcagaggcaagatgtctctaaataccagttgcaggggagcaacagcaggagagagggcttgccctcacctcttggttgcgggcttcccagatgtacctggtgggccactgtgtgaaacaggatgctggattagataaaccttgagcttgatccagcagagctgttcttatgttcttatgtaaagtatCTGCATCTGAATCTGTGCATTTGAAAGGGCTTGGAGACAGAATTGCACCAAAGCTGGACTTAACTGGAACCTAGCTTCAGAAGTGCCAGTATTGGAACACACAACTTACAGATTTCAGCCAGCTATAGATTCTGAAATCTTGGGAAAAAAATTATAGCACGACATTATTGCAGTGTATCACGATTCATTCAGTCATTGTGATCTGTTTTCCTTGGAATTCTATAGAGAATTCAAAATGTTTATGGATTTCATAATTAGAAAAGTATAAtgtcccatttttaaaaactgattgctAAATAAGTTGCTTCGCTTCCTAGATCGCATGTATGGAACATGTGAAATAGACTGGGCAAAAGCCAACTTCTCAACTATCTACAAGTCTTACATTGTGTCCATCTTCATCTGCTGTTTCTTCCTGCCTGTCTCGGTCATGGTTTTTTCATATGTATCTATCATCAATACAGTCAAGTCAAGCCACGCACTATCGGGTGTGGGTGATCCAACTGAAAGGCAGAGGCGTATGGAACGAAGTGTCACAAGGGTCAGTCTGGACTTTTATTTGATGTATATGCAAAAATGGCAACCAATCCAGGACTCTCTGTTCTCATATCGTCTAAATATACTGTTAGATTTAAAGGCAAAAATATGTACCAGAGGGTTAAACAGTGCTATGAAGACAGATGAATGCACTGCATTAGGAATAGGAAGAACAAAGGGCAATATGAAATAGTGGATTACTAACTGACTGACTACAAAGCGTGCATGTTAGGAGGGTCTGTGAGGAAACGCTCGGAGCTCTTGTGTAATTCCCCTAGTCCTCCTGCACtggcactgttgcacaagagggcTAATATTTCTGAGCATTGCTTGTGCTCCAGAAGCACGCTGGATGAGCAGCAacatgtacagtgagggaaataagtatttgatcccctgctgattttgtccgtttgccctctgacacagaaatgaccaggctatcattggaatggtaggtttattgtagctgtgagagacagaataacaacaacaaaccctcaaaagcccagtgcccaaaagtcagcaatggatttgcattgtagtgagggaaataagtattcgatcccctatcaaccagcaagatttcaggctcccaggtgtcttttcactatatgcaggtaacgagctgagatgaggaacacccttgttacagtacctgtataaaagacacctgtccatagaagcaagcaatcactcagcttccaaactcaccaccatgcccaagaccaaagagctgtcgaaggatgtcagggacaaggttgtagacctgcacaaggctggactgggctacaagactatcgccaagcagcttggtgagaaggtgactacagttggcacgataactcgcaaatggaagaaacacaaactaACTGTcagtctccctcggtctggggctccatgcaagatctcacctcgtggagttgcaatgatcatgagaacggtgacaaagcagcccagaactacacggggggaacttgtcaatgatctcagggcagctggaaccatagtcaccaagaaaacaattggtaacacactacgccgtgaaggactgaaatcttgcagtgcccgcaaggtccccctgctcaaggcagcacatgtacaggcccgtctgcagtttgccaatgcacatctgaatgatccagaggagaactgggcgaaagtgttgtggtcagatgagaccaaaatcgagctctttggcatcaactcaactcgccgtgtgtggaggaggaggaatgctgcctatgagcccaagaacaccatccccaccgtcaaacatggaggtggacacattatgctttgggggtgtttttctgctaaggggacagaacaccttcaccgcatcgaagggacgatggacgggaccatgtaccgtcagatcttgggtgagcacctccttccctcagccagggcattgagaatgggtcgtggatgggtattccagcatgacaatgacccaaaacacacagccaaggcaacaaaggagtggctcaagaagaagcacatgaaggtcctggagtggcccagccagtctccagaccttaattcCATAgataatctgtggagggagctgaaggttcgggttgccaaacatcagcctcgaaacctttctgacttggagaggatctgcaaagaggagtgggacaacatccctcctgggttgtgtgcaaacctggtggccagctacaagaaacgtctgacctctgtgattgccaacaagggttttgccaccaagtactaagacatcttttgtgaagggattgaatacttatttccctcactacaatgcaaatccattgctgacttttgggcactgggcttttgagggtttgtttgttgttattctgtctctcacagctacaataaacctaccattccaattatagcctggtcatttctgtgtcagaggacaAACGggcaaaatcagcaggggatcaaatacttatttccctcactgtaactgAGGGTCAGAAACCCATTGCTCAAGGGCTCCTGGCACAGACTCTAATGTGTGCACCTGTGATCTCAGCTAATGAAAATTAATATTCTATGGGTCAGCAGCAGCTTAAACACCTATCTTACCAGGCTAGGAGTGCAATTAAGAAACGAATCATAGATCTAGAACTGCAGGAGGAAGCTGCAAACTTACCCAAAAACATCTTTATAGGTGATCAAATGATCAACAGCAAATCAGCAGGATACCTGGTTACCATTGTAGTTCCCAAGTTCAGGCATGCTCTCACACTTGCTCGTCTGAATGTGCTACCTTCTGCTGTAATGGAGGGAAGATTCAAGGGTATTCCCTTTTCTGCTCATGTTTGCCCATGCGGCTCTGGTTTGGTGGAAACAAGTGTGCATGCCATTTTGTGCTGTGATTTTTATAGAGAGGCGCAATTAAGATTAGTGTCTCCTTTGCTGCAAAACCTTCCAGCCCATTCAGAcgatttttatttaaaatttttacttttaaattcCGACTGTGAGGTTATTAATAAAATGGCTAGATTCtgctatattatttgtaaaactcGTTCAGAATTACTGTAATATTTTACTTGtctgctggtctatgactgtaataaagtttgaaTCTGAATCCTATCTTACCTTTCTAGGTAGGGGTCATGTGTTCATGAAAAGCAAGCTTCTGCATGTATATCCCAAAGCTGAACAAGGTCTGCCCACACAACTCTGCACATGTAGTTTCCCTCCACAGCCCAACTGTCAAGGTTGTGCATGTGGAGACCTCTCTAAAAAATCTAAAATCCCACCTGGCAGCCGTTCAGAAGGAGGGAATAGGATCCCAGATGCAATTCCCCATTCCACCCAATCACTGAGTGGTGGGATTTCAGTTCTTCATAAGGGACATAGGACTCTTGAATGTAACTTTGGACTCTATGCAGCCATGCTGTGTTAAATCAGAGCTTTAGCAGGGATCGTATGTCCTGAaatcaaatgaaaacaaaacagttgTTTTTACAGATATTGGCCCTGATTTCACTCTAGCTCTGCACAGCTACTAGTAGTCCCAGATGGGTATATCTGGGACCTCATCCACAGATATTCCTTGCCAAATTGGGGTAATTATGTTGTACAGATCAAGCAAAAAGAAGCTATTCTGTTTGGCAAAATGATTGTTCTGTTATCTAGGTTGGGTGGGATTTAATCAATTTAGACAGTAAATGCATTTAAATGTAACCAATTTGATTAGTTAAAAGGCAACTGAAAATTCTTTAATAAGTGGATAACCCTATTCAGTTAGTCTTTCTTTCTCCCATCCCTTATTGGAAGAGCATGTAAACTAGTCAGCAACTAGCTATATGTAAGGGCCAATTTGAGAACCACATAGAACATGGCAAACTTGAGATCCTTCAGAGTGGGCTACAACAAGAAGAATTACCACAGCTACTACTGCTCCCTCCACAAATACTCTTGACAACTGAACCAGTAGTATTCAGGGTTAGGGTTGTGCACGAATCGATTTGGCTCAGCCCGCCAAATCTTTTCAGCAGAGTGGAGGGTGGTACCTTTacgcatgagtaaagcaggtccttacctgcccctccaccgCCCCACTGCCTCTCAGAAGTCTGAGTGCAGCTGCAggccttcacccagcagcctgtgcatggtGGCAGGAGACACATGGCTACAGcacgcaggctgctgggtgaagctcCGCGGTTGCACATGGACTTCgaggcagcggaggagcaggtaaggacctgctttacttaTGGCCCCATGCCCCACTGcaacatttgtgcacatccctacccgggGTGGAGGGAGTTTTCTAAGATCTCTAAGGCTTCCTAAGCAACATTAGAGATTTTAGAGATTCCTTTGTTTCCTAAGATCTAATATACAACATCTGTAAAACTCCAATCTAAAAAGACTAAGAGAGCTGGGGAGAGAATTATAATGGACTTAAATGTGTAGCGATGCATTCTGACAGTGGGGTTCACGAGAGACCCAAAACATTTTCCAAGACTTGGgagtgaggccatagctcagtggtggatcatccactttgcatgcaggaggttccaggttcagtccttggtatcTCAAGgaggagctgggaaagactcctacctgaaatcttgggaaagctactgccagtgagtgcagacaatgctgagctagatggacaatggtctgacttggcagcttcctatgttccttactgTAATCCCATCTGGTTTAGGCAGGGACATGGACAGTGATGACTCTTATTTTTTTCATTCTCTAGGTTTCCATAGTCATTTGCACAGCTTTTATCACCGCATGGTCTCCATATGCCGTCATATCAATGTGGTCCGCCTATGGTTATTCTGTGCCCAATTTAACCAGCATCCTCGCCAGCCTCTTTGCAAAGTCTGCTAGTTTCTACAACCCCATCATctactttggaatgagctccaaGTTCCGGAAGGACATTTTCATCTTGCTTCACTGTGCCAAAGAAATCAAGGACCCTGTGAAGCTTAAGAGATTCAAGAACCTCAAGCAGAAGCAGGAGAACTCACCTTCTCAGAGAGAAGAGAAATATGCAGCAGATGTTCAGCCTGCTCTAAGTCCAGATTCTGGAGTGGGGAGTCGTTCTAATACCCCTCCTCCTGTAAACAGGGAGGTATATTTTGGTGCTTTTGATAGCCCATCCAACAATCCTGACATTGAATGTGACAGACTGTGAACACTCAGGCTGTTCATGATGTACAGCCTGGGAATGTAACCAAAAGCATTCTACTTCCTTCCTTTACCTCTGTCCTTTCCTTTAGCAGTGATGACATGCCAGTTCAACTTGGAGTGAAGCAGGAAACATAAAACCAAAACTAAAACCATATGCAGTATATATAGGAGGGTTAAAAAattgctgtgaagcagattacACATAAAGGAACGCAAGAAGTCTTGTGTGAGCAGGGATTCATTTCCCCTCTACAATGTTAAAACCTCCtgaagcctttggagtcaggtggtatataaattaattaaataaaattgcaAGTGAAAGATGTTTTTCTAGAAAATGTGTCCACTGGCATGTGAAAAATCATTAATATTTTCTCCACCTACTTACTACAATTACATGTTATATATTTCTCTGCCATTTTTATTCCTCTTTCAGAATTCTGGCTTTGTCCCTGCTCTCACAAGAGAAAGGCACCTTTGGCCAATCGTACTGGAGTGCTGTCCCACATTCAGCCACCAGAGGGTGGACAATAGCTAACATACTCCCTATGGGAGACTAAACATTTTACATGCCCAGTGCTAAACAGAGCTGGAACCCTAATGCTTGTTTGACAGACGGTtttgattttatgaccaataAAATGTTAAGGGCTTAGAATGGTAAAATGTTGAAACAATTCCTTATCTTAACTACAGTATATAGGCACTACCATGCCTGTATAAGCTGAGAGTGTCTCAGGCTATTGAACCTGCAGTCTTGATTCATGAATTGTAGTTGAGACATGGAATGTACCCTTAGCCAGTTTGGTAACACAACTTCCCCATATGGTTTTTACTGTAATAGACATACCTGACACTGACTAATAGACACCAGTCACTATTGCTAATAGTGCCGGCCTTAGCCATTTTTGCACCTGAAGTGTGGAGTCAAAACCTTGACATGTTCCTCCTGCTCATT encodes:
- the LOC128347835 gene encoding opsin-5-like isoform X3, with translation MSWFGNSIVIFVLYKQRAVLQPTDYLTFNLAVSDASVSVFGYSRGIIEIFNVFRDDGFLITSIWTCQVDGFLTLLFGLASINTLTVISVTRYIKGCHPDRGHCISNSSISVALFLIWIAAFFWSVAPVLGWGSYTDRMYGTCEIDWAKANFSTIYKSYIVSIFICCFFLPVSVMVFSYVSIINTVKSSHALSGVGDPTERQRRMERSVTRVSIVICTAFITAWSPYAVISMWSAYGYSVPNLTSILASLFAKSASFYNPIIYFGMSSKFRKDIFILLHCAKEIKDPVKLKRFKNLKQKQENSPSQREEKYAADVQPALSPDSGVGSRSNTPPPVNREVYFGAFDSPSNNPDIECDRL
- the LOC128347835 gene encoding opsin-5-like isoform X2, which codes for MSLQFSPQAPWRNNNITFQNKETPVSEQGETIIGFYLLALGWMSWFGNSIVIFVLYKQRAVLQPTDYLTFNLAVSDASVSVFGYSRGIIEIFNVFRDDGFLITSIWTCQVDGFLTLLFGLASINTLTVISVTRYIKGCHPDRGHCISNSSISVALFLIWIAAFFWSVAPVLGWGSYTDRMYGTCEIDWAKANFSTIYKSYIVSIFICCFFLPVSVMVFSYVSIINTVKSSHALSGVGDPTERQRRMERSVTRVSIVICTAFITAWSPYAVISMWSAYGYSVPNLTSILASLFAKSASFYNPIIYFGMSSKFRKDIFILLHCAKEIKDPVKLKRFKNLKQKQENSPSQREEKYAADVQPALSPDSGVGSRSNTPPPVNREVYFGAFDSPSNNPDIECDRL
- the LOC128347835 gene encoding opsin-5-like isoform X1 yields the protein MSAKKAVGRLSRGSSVPLVGLGCRCQAMEKQAPWRNNNITFQNKETPVSEQGETIIGFYLLALGWMSWFGNSIVIFVLYKQRAVLQPTDYLTFNLAVSDASVSVFGYSRGIIEIFNVFRDDGFLITSIWTCQVDGFLTLLFGLASINTLTVISVTRYIKGCHPDRGHCISNSSISVALFLIWIAAFFWSVAPVLGWGSYTDRMYGTCEIDWAKANFSTIYKSYIVSIFICCFFLPVSVMVFSYVSIINTVKSSHALSGVGDPTERQRRMERSVTRVSIVICTAFITAWSPYAVISMWSAYGYSVPNLTSILASLFAKSASFYNPIIYFGMSSKFRKDIFILLHCAKEIKDPVKLKRFKNLKQKQENSPSQREEKYAADVQPALSPDSGVGSRSNTPPPVNREVYFGAFDSPSNNPDIECDRL